From one Lolium rigidum isolate FL_2022 chromosome 4, APGP_CSIRO_Lrig_0.1, whole genome shotgun sequence genomic stretch:
- the LOC124708049 gene encoding derlin-1-like codes for MSSPGEYYNSLPPISKAFGTLCFFTTVLVQIQILNPALLYLSYSDVFKNFQIWRLITSFFFLGKFSINFGIRLLMIARYGVQLEKGTFEKRTADFLWMMIFGAISLLVLSAVPFLQTYFLGVPMVSMLLYVWSREYPNSQISMYGLVQLRSFYLPWAMLGLDVIFGSQILPGLLGILVGHLYYFFSVLHPLASGKNYLKTPMWVHKIVARFRIGVQANATVRPANTGPSAFRGRGYRLNQ; via the exons GTACTACAATTCACTTCCACCAATAAGCAAGGCATTTGGGACATTGTGTTTCTTTACCACAGTGCTGGTTCAGATCCAAATACTGAACCCTGCTCTTCTTTATTTGTCTTATTCCGATGTGTTCAAGAATTTTCAG ATATGGAGGCTAATTACAAGCTTCTTTTTCCTGGGCAAGTTCTCCATCAACTTTGGTATCCGCCTTCTGATGAT AGCAAGGTATGGTGTGCAGTTGGAGAAGGGTACATTTGAGAAGCGTACAGCAGATTTCTTGTGGATGATGATATTTGGTGCAATCTCCCTACTG GTACTTTCTGCTGTTCCCTTTCTCCAGACTTATTTCTTGGGTGTTCCTATGGTTAGCATGCTTCTTTATGTCTGGAGCAGAGAGTACCCAAACTCTCAAATAAGCATGTACGGCCTCGTCCAATTGAGG TCCTTTTATCTACCATGGGCTATGCTTGGATTGGATGTGATATTTGGATCCCAAATACTGCCTGGCCTTTTGGGCATTCTGGTTGGACATTTGTACTACTTCTTTTCAGTCTTGCATCCGCTAGCCAGTGGAAAGAACTACCTCAAGACTCCAATGTGGGT ACACAAGATTGTTGCTCGATTCAGGATAGGTGTGCAGGCGAACGCTACGGTCCGACCAGCCAACACCGGCCCTAGTGCCTTCAGAGGAAGAGGATACAGGCTCAATCAGTAG